Within the Nocardioides humi genome, the region ATCACCGGGCGAAAACCCACAGCCGCTGGCGCTACCAGACCACGGCACCAGCCACCTACGTCTGGACCAGCCCCAACGGTTTCACCTTCCGTGTCGACCACCGAGGCACCCACCCCATCCACCACGCGACCGACCCCGCCGGCGACCCAGCCCCACCAGACCAATAGCCACCCCGCCCCGCACCCCGCACACCCCATGGTTGCGGGGATGCAGGCACGTCCAGCCGCTCAGACCAGCCCCGTCGGACCCACCCACGCCCCGCTCACTCGTCCCCCATATGGGGGACGAGATTGGCCCCGACCCCTCGTACCGGGTCGAATCGAGCCGATCGACCGACAGAACGAGTGACGAAGTACGCGGCCGTGCGCGATGCTCCCCCACGGCCCAGATGCGGGGAGGTGGCGTCGTGCAGAACGCCTACAGACGTTGGACCTGGCTGTCAGCTGCGCTGGTGGCCGTGATGATCGGGGCGGTCGCGGCCGTCCCGCCGGCACAGTCGCGCACCGCGCCGGCCCAGGCGTACCCCACGGGAAGCTTCGAAACGCACCTGGACGGGTTCGCGGGGGTCAAGGGCAGCAGGGTCAAGCTGTCGCGCAGCGGTGCGGGCCGCAACCACAGCCGCGCCATGGTCGTGCGTACGGCGCAGCGCGGGCCGGTCGGCGCGATCAGCCGGCACCGGTTCGCCGGGGCGCACCAGGCCGGGACGTCGTACGTCGTCCGGATGTGGGTGCGCACCGACACGAAGCGCACGGTGGCGCTGCGGGTGCGCGAGGTCGCGGGCGGCAAGCGCGTCCAGACCAGGACGGTCCGGGTGGCCGCCAAGGCGGGGACCTGGACCCGGATCAAGACCCGGATCACGACGAAGAAGCGCAACTCCGCGCTGAAGCTGCGCGTCCGCTCCCCGCGGGTGGCGGCGAACGAGCGGATCCTCGTGGACGACCTGCGGATCGTCGAGGAGTCCGAGAGCGAGGGCGTCGTCGGGAAGCTGACGAACGGCTGCGGTCGCACCGCCCGCGGCATCCCGTCGTGCGGGACCTACGTCGGGGCCGCGCACGGCTCCAACACCGACCCGAGCGCGCTCGAGCAGCAGCTCGGCGACCGGCTCGGCGTCCGTCGTACCTACTTCAACGCCACGGGCGTGGCGGGGGCCGTGCGGATCGCGCAGGCCGACCTGGCGGCCGGCCGGCTGCCGTGGGTGAGCTTCAAGCTGCCGCACTCGTGGACCGAGATGGCCGACGGCAAGGG harbors:
- a CDS encoding carbohydrate binding domain-containing protein; amino-acid sequence: MQNAYRRWTWLSAALVAVMIGAVAAVPPAQSRTAPAQAYPTGSFETHLDGFAGVKGSRVKLSRSGAGRNHSRAMVVRTAQRGPVGAISRHRFAGAHQAGTSYVVRMWVRTDTKRTVALRVREVAGGKRVQTRTVRVAAKAGTWTRIKTRITTKKRNSALKLRVRSPRVAANERILVDDLRIVEESESEGVVGKLTNGCGRTARGIPSCGTYVGAAHGSNTDPSALEQQLGDRLGVRRTYFNATGVAGAVRIAQADLAAGRLPWVSFKLPHSWTEMADGKGDAWAVDLAQRLGALGGPVWVAFHHEPEGDGDIQEWRRMQEHLAPLVRGASPNVAFTVVMTGWHQFYGEAQYSLAQIWPRGVKIDVAGFDIYQQYGVVKNGSTTTKWTDFEQYYRQIAAWARTMDVDWALGETGVTDTAAAAHPSEIVDAVDLMENYGGIAYSYFDSALNSIAPWTLNTAVKRNAFAQALAGAPSLK